The Saccharothrix variisporea genome has a segment encoding these proteins:
- a CDS encoding acyltransferase translates to MTSMWGAPVWTRWRRTRRDPAQAKFLTVASLKWVLRHRAYTPWYLVRYWRLLKFRLTNPHVVLRGMVFLGKNVELHCRPGYGRLEIGRWVHIGDGNAIRCHEGSLRIGDKAVFGKDNTVNCYLDIEIGAATLIADWVYICDFDHVTADINLPIKDQGIVKSPVRIGPDCWLGTKVTVTRGTRVGRGCVLGAHAVVRGDVPDFKIAVGIPARVVKDRREDYEADAVRRAAVADMARKAKEALEKSQNA, encoded by the coding sequence GTGACGAGCATGTGGGGCGCGCCGGTGTGGACGAGGTGGCGTCGGACCAGGCGCGACCCGGCGCAGGCGAAGTTCCTCACGGTGGCGTCCCTGAAGTGGGTCCTGCGCCACCGCGCCTACACGCCGTGGTACCTGGTCCGCTACTGGCGGTTGCTGAAGTTCCGCCTGACCAACCCGCACGTGGTGCTGAGGGGCATGGTCTTCCTCGGCAAGAACGTGGAACTCCACTGCCGCCCCGGCTACGGCCGCCTGGAAATCGGCCGCTGGGTCCACATCGGCGACGGCAACGCCATCCGCTGCCACGAGGGTTCGCTGCGCATCGGCGACAAGGCGGTGTTCGGCAAGGACAACACCGTCAACTGCTACCTGGACATCGAGATCGGCGCGGCCACGCTGATCGCGGACTGGGTCTACATCTGCGACTTCGACCACGTGACGGCGGACATCAACCTGCCCATCAAGGACCAGGGCATCGTGAAGTCACCGGTCCGGATCGGCCCGGACTGCTGGCTGGGCACCAAGGTCACGGTCACCCGGGGGACGCGGGTGGGGCGTGGGTGCGTGCTGGGTGCGCACGCGGTGGTGCGGGGGGACGTGCCGGACTTCAAGATCGCGGTGGGCATCCCGGCTCGGGTGGTGAAGGACCGGCGCGAGGATTACGAGGCGGACGCGGTGCGTCGGGCGGCGGTGGCTGATATGGCGCGCAAGGCGAAGGAAGCGTTGGAGAAGTCTCAAAACGCTTAA
- a CDS encoding nucleoside hydrolase, translating to MTIPLIIDTDPGVDDALALAVAVASPEVDLLGVTTVFGNVGLDKTTRNALRLMTLLGRDDIPVAVGAERPLVHPQPHVSRAHGADGLSGFADTLPEPTAEPDPRDAVTLMKDLLEASPEPVTIVPIGPLTNIALLLAAHPRLKERIARLVVMGGGIRGGNITAAAEFNLWCDPEAARRVLVEEQVPTTLVTMDLTKRCAVSSEWLQEVGKSSEIGAKLVGLTPDYLAAYQRFLGWDGMAVHDAVAVAEAVKPGILATQRFPVEVECAFGPGRGGLLVDERLETPKDIGLDIAVDTDLDALRGFLFERLSAFGVRQ from the coding sequence GTGACGATCCCCCTGATCATCGACACCGACCCCGGCGTGGACGACGCCCTCGCGCTCGCGGTCGCCGTCGCCAGTCCCGAGGTGGACCTCCTCGGCGTGACGACCGTGTTCGGCAACGTCGGCCTGGACAAGACCACCCGCAACGCCCTGCGCCTGATGACCCTGCTCGGCCGGGACGACATCCCCGTCGCGGTGGGCGCGGAACGGCCGCTGGTGCACCCCCAGCCGCACGTCTCCCGCGCGCACGGGGCCGACGGGCTGTCGGGGTTCGCCGACACCCTGCCGGAACCGACCGCCGAACCCGACCCCCGGGACGCGGTGACGTTGATGAAGGACCTCCTGGAGGCCTCGCCCGAACCGGTGACGATCGTGCCCATCGGTCCGCTGACGAACATCGCACTCCTGTTGGCCGCACACCCGCGCCTTAAAGAGCGCATCGCGCGCCTTGTGGTGATGGGTGGCGGCATCAGGGGCGGCAACATCACCGCGGCTGCGGAGTTCAACCTGTGGTGCGACCCCGAGGCCGCCCGCCGGGTGCTGGTCGAGGAGCAAGTCCCCACCACGCTGGTCACGATGGACCTCACCAAGCGGTGCGCGGTCAGTTCCGAGTGGCTCCAGGAGGTCGGGAAATCGTCCGAGATCGGCGCGAAGCTGGTCGGCCTGACCCCGGACTACCTCGCCGCCTACCAGCGCTTCCTGGGCTGGGACGGCATGGCGGTGCACGACGCCGTCGCCGTGGCGGAGGCTGTGAAGCCCGGAATCCTGGCCACCCAACGCTTCCCGGTCGAGGTGGAGTGCGCGTTCGGGCCAGGCCGAGGCGGGCTGCTGGTGGACGAACGGTTGGAGACGCCCAAGGACATCGGGCTCGACATCGCCGTGGACACCGACCTGGACGCCCTGCGCGGGTTCCTCTTCGAGCGCCTAAGTGCGTTCGGCGTGCGCCAATAG
- a CDS encoding THUMP-like domain-containing protein produces MGYAFSLDDVAYLRSDAGCAALSALADLPLTPASRLDDVKRARQVSPDQTGAVLETVLLRRKAVSKVDFAEGLFTDDALQQATPREVARHRAERFAGRVAHDVTCSIGADLAALPEGSFGSDLDPVRAAMARHNLRGSHAVLRADALKPVSRDVPVVADPARRDSGGRRTWYPADFAPPLDELAAAYADRDLAVKCAPGVDFAVAPWADEVELVSLDGHVREACLWTRGLATPGVTRRASVLRSTGEAWTITDAEPDECPVTEPQEWLVDPDGAVVRAGLVRQYAHRHGLAQLDERIAYLTGPVPPAGIRAFRVVEHGHYSEKTLRAVLRAHDVGKLEILVRGLDVDPNALRPRLKLSGGGSMTVVLTRIGRRPVYLLAHAERT; encoded by the coding sequence GTGGGCTACGCGTTCAGCCTCGACGACGTGGCGTACCTGCGTTCCGACGCCGGGTGCGCCGCGTTGTCGGCGTTGGCGGACCTGCCGCTGACGCCTGCGTCGCGGCTGGACGACGTGAAGCGCGCGCGGCAGGTGTCCCCGGACCAGACGGGCGCGGTGCTGGAAACCGTGCTGCTGCGCCGCAAAGCGGTGTCCAAGGTGGACTTCGCCGAGGGCTTGTTCACCGACGACGCCCTCCAGCAGGCCACCCCGCGCGAGGTCGCCCGTCACCGGGCGGAGCGGTTCGCCGGGCGGGTCGCGCACGACGTGACGTGCTCGATCGGGGCGGACCTGGCCGCGCTGCCCGAGGGTTCCTTCGGCTCCGACCTCGACCCCGTGCGGGCCGCGATGGCCCGGCACAACCTGCGCGGCTCGCACGCGGTCCTGCGGGCCGACGCGCTCAAACCGGTCTCCCGGGACGTCCCCGTCGTGGCCGACCCGGCGCGGCGGGACTCCGGTGGACGCCGGACGTGGTACCCGGCCGACTTCGCCCCTCCGCTGGACGAGCTGGCCGCCGCCTACGCCGACCGCGACCTGGCCGTGAAGTGCGCGCCGGGCGTGGACTTCGCCGTTGCTCCGTGGGCCGACGAGGTCGAGCTGGTGTCGCTGGACGGGCACGTGCGCGAGGCGTGCCTGTGGACCCGGGGCCTGGCCACGCCCGGCGTGACGCGGCGGGCGTCGGTCCTGCGGTCCACGGGCGAGGCGTGGACGATCACCGACGCCGAGCCCGACGAGTGCCCGGTCACCGAGCCGCAGGAGTGGCTGGTGGACCCGGATGGCGCCGTGGTGCGGGCCGGTCTTGTGCGGCAGTACGCCCACAGGCACGGTTTGGCGCAGCTCGACGAGCGGATCGCCTACCTCACCGGACCCGTGCCGCCGGCCGGTATCCGCGCGTTCCGGGTGGTCGAGCACGGTCACTACAGCGAGAAGACGCTGAGGGCCGTGCTGCGTGCGCACGACGTGGGCAAGCTGGAGATCCTGGTGCGTGGGCTCGACGTCGACCCCAACGCGTTGCGGCCCAGGTTGAAGCTGTCCGGTGGCGGCTCGATGACGGTCGTGCTGACCCGCATCGGCCGCCGTCCGGTGTACCTATTGGCGCACGCCGAACGCACTTAG
- a CDS encoding enoyl-CoA hydratase/isomerase family protein, with the protein MAEFVNLEVEDGIGTIRLNRPPMNALNRQVQEEIRAAAQEAAQRADVYSVIVYGGPKVFAAGADIKEMADQSYVDMQAKVSAFQSSLRAVEEIPKPTVAAITGYALGGGFELALCADRRIAGDNAKVGQPEILLGVIPGMGGTQRLPRLIGPSKAKDLIYTGRFVGAEEALRIGMVDEVVAPDDVYEAAKRWAGQFVNGPVVAYAAAKAAIDGGLDTDLGNGLKLESQLFAAMFATEDQKTGMASFIENGPGKAKFSGR; encoded by the coding sequence GTGGCGGAGTTCGTGAACCTCGAGGTCGAGGACGGGATCGGCACCATCCGGCTGAACCGGCCGCCGATGAACGCGCTGAACCGGCAGGTCCAGGAGGAGATCCGGGCCGCCGCGCAGGAGGCCGCCCAGCGGGCGGACGTCTACTCGGTGATCGTCTACGGCGGCCCCAAGGTGTTCGCGGCCGGCGCGGACATCAAGGAGATGGCCGACCAGTCCTACGTCGACATGCAGGCCAAGGTCAGCGCCTTCCAGTCGTCGCTGCGCGCGGTCGAGGAGATCCCCAAGCCGACCGTGGCGGCGATCACCGGGTACGCCCTGGGCGGCGGGTTCGAGCTGGCCCTGTGCGCCGACCGCCGCATCGCGGGCGACAACGCCAAGGTGGGCCAGCCGGAGATCCTGCTCGGCGTCATCCCGGGCATGGGCGGCACGCAGCGGCTGCCGCGCCTGATCGGGCCGTCCAAGGCCAAGGACCTGATCTACACCGGCCGGTTCGTGGGCGCGGAGGAAGCGCTGCGGATCGGCATGGTGGACGAGGTCGTCGCGCCCGACGACGTGTACGAGGCCGCCAAGCGGTGGGCCGGCCAATTCGTCAACGGCCCCGTGGTCGCCTACGCCGCCGCCAAGGCCGCGATCGACGGCGGCCTGGACACCGACCTGGGCAACGGCCTGAAGCTGGAGTCCCAGCTGTTCGCCGCGATGTTCGCGACCGAGGACCAGAAGACCGGCATGGCGTCGTTCATCGAGAACGGCCCGGGGAAGGCGAAGTTCAGTGGCCGTTGA
- a CDS encoding winged helix-turn-helix transcriptional regulator has protein sequence MYTVPDLREHGGADAFLRNCSSRAVLDLLTNKWVCLVIGALRPGTMRFGELRRRLDGITQKMLTQTLRELERAGLVHRDLYPSVPPKVEYSLTPLGQNVGVLMDAIRVWAEDHIDDIRNAQLAYDARANEELQPV, from the coding sequence ATGTATACCGTTCCCGACCTGCGCGAGCACGGCGGCGCGGACGCCTTCCTCCGCAACTGCTCGTCCCGCGCCGTGCTGGACCTGCTGACGAACAAGTGGGTCTGCCTGGTCATCGGGGCCCTCCGTCCGGGCACCATGCGCTTCGGGGAGCTGCGCCGGCGACTGGACGGCATCACCCAGAAGATGCTCACCCAGACGCTGCGCGAACTCGAACGCGCCGGCCTGGTCCACCGCGACCTGTACCCGAGCGTGCCGCCGAAGGTCGAGTACAGCCTGACCCCGCTCGGCCAGAACGTGGGCGTGCTGATGGACGCGATCCGCGTGTGGGCGGAGGACCACATCGACGACATCCGCAACGCCCAGCTCGCCTACGACGCCCGAGCGAACGAGGAGCTCCAGCCGGTCTGA
- a CDS encoding LysR family transcriptional regulator, producing the protein METRELRYFVAVAEELHFGRAAQRLAMAQPPLSRAIQQLERRLGVVLLHRTARAVTLTEAGSVLLREARAALDAVDAAERRTRRAAAQHPGVVLATKAGAAGELLSNLLAAYATEPDAVPVEVVLCGPGEQEGLLRDGRADVALLQHPFDTTAGLDTEALHTEPQVVILPAGHPMADRPHLSMTEVTTLLDLPLPRWPRRDGSYPDGPGPQVRDHTQLFQLIALGRACALVPESVGAHLRDDHATVPVPDAPAVTTVIAWPPHSRSKAVADLVRTATRL; encoded by the coding sequence GTGGAGACGCGCGAGTTGCGGTACTTCGTCGCCGTCGCGGAGGAACTGCACTTCGGACGCGCGGCACAACGTCTCGCCATGGCGCAACCCCCGCTGTCCCGCGCGATCCAGCAACTCGAACGCCGACTCGGCGTGGTCCTCCTCCACCGGACCGCTCGCGCGGTCACCCTGACCGAAGCAGGATCGGTCCTCCTGCGCGAGGCCCGAGCCGCCCTGGACGCAGTCGACGCCGCCGAACGCCGCACCCGCCGAGCAGCCGCGCAACACCCCGGCGTGGTGCTGGCCACAAAAGCCGGAGCAGCCGGCGAACTCCTGTCGAACCTCCTGGCCGCCTACGCCACCGAACCCGACGCGGTCCCCGTCGAGGTCGTGCTGTGCGGCCCCGGCGAACAGGAGGGCCTACTCCGCGACGGCCGCGCCGACGTCGCCCTCCTCCAGCACCCCTTCGACACCACGGCCGGACTCGACACCGAGGCCCTGCACACCGAACCGCAGGTCGTGATCCTGCCCGCCGGCCACCCAATGGCCGACCGCCCCCACCTGTCGATGACCGAGGTCACCACCCTGCTGGACCTACCCCTGCCACGCTGGCCAAGACGAGACGGCAGCTATCCCGACGGCCCCGGCCCACAGGTGCGCGACCACACCCAACTGTTCCAACTGATCGCCCTCGGCCGGGCGTGCGCGCTCGTCCCCGAGTCCGTCGGAGCCCACCTGCGCGACGACCACGCGACCGTGCCGGTACCGGACGCACCGGCGGTCACCACCGTCATCGCCTGGCCACCACACAGCAGATCCAAAGCCGTAGCCGACTTGGTCCGCACCGCAACCCGCCTTTAA
- the glgX gene encoding glycogen debranching protein GlgX: MALDTSLLAGRPFPLGAHPEAGGVRFAVSAPPADAVEVCLISEDGGEQRVQLTERTFGVWHGLVAGVTPGQRYGYRVHGPYDPARGLRCNPAKLLVDPYARRITGAFTDLQAALGYAVDPMHGPPSSVDSLGSVPLSVVTSPGGPDTGVKPEVPFEEAVVYELHVRGFTKRHPAVPPHLRGTYLGLAHPAVVEHLVRLGVTTVELLPVHAFVDEPALIRDGRHNYWGYSPLSYFAPHPGYASEPGREIEEFRTMVAALHAVGIEVLIDVVFNHTCEGGPEGPTLSYRGFDAPGYYLHIEGGGSTLDITGCGNTLEAGSPQVVRLVTDSLRYWTTELGVDGFRFDLASTLGRPHGGRFDRASAMLTAITTDPVLSRCKLIAEPWDATGDGYRVGDFGVQWAEWNGRYRDTVRDFWRGHTGVRDLAYRLSGSSDLYADDLRRPWQSINFITAHDGFTLRDLVSYNEKHNEANGEDNRDGTNDNRSWNCGAEGETTDPAILSLRARQARNLLATLLFSTGTPMLTAGDELWRTQGGNNNAYCLDDETSWVEWKLTADAESMLAFTRRVIALRADSPALRQPEFFDGRTTPSGAPDLVWFRADGEEMAETDWFDDSRRFLGMWIDGSTSLSRTREGELVSDDSWLLLLNASPNPQEVTLPGPEYGTTYIPALDTTTPDGTPTTPTPKPPTTHLTLHPRSLLLLRVPEPTPPTRP; encoded by the coding sequence ATGGCACTCGACACGTCCCTGCTCGCAGGCCGGCCCTTCCCGCTGGGCGCGCACCCCGAAGCCGGTGGTGTGCGGTTCGCGGTGTCCGCGCCGCCCGCCGACGCCGTCGAGGTGTGCCTGATCAGCGAGGACGGCGGTGAGCAGCGGGTGCAGCTCACCGAGCGCACGTTCGGCGTGTGGCACGGCCTCGTGGCGGGTGTCACACCGGGTCAGCGCTACGGCTACCGGGTCCACGGCCCGTACGACCCGGCGCGGGGGCTGCGGTGCAACCCGGCCAAGCTGCTGGTCGACCCGTACGCGAGGCGGATCACAGGCGCGTTCACGGATCTCCAGGCCGCCCTCGGCTACGCGGTGGACCCGATGCACGGGCCGCCGTCGTCGGTCGACTCGCTGGGCAGCGTGCCGCTGTCGGTGGTCACCTCGCCGGGCGGGCCGGACACGGGCGTGAAGCCGGAGGTGCCGTTCGAGGAGGCGGTGGTCTACGAGCTGCACGTGCGGGGGTTCACCAAGCGGCACCCGGCCGTGCCGCCGCACCTGCGCGGCACCTACCTGGGGCTCGCACACCCGGCGGTGGTCGAGCACCTGGTCCGGCTGGGCGTCACCACGGTCGAGCTGCTCCCGGTGCACGCGTTCGTCGACGAGCCGGCCCTGATCCGCGACGGCCGGCACAACTACTGGGGCTACTCGCCGCTGAGCTACTTCGCCCCGCACCCCGGGTACGCCAGCGAGCCGGGGCGCGAGATCGAGGAGTTCCGCACGATGGTCGCCGCCCTGCACGCGGTGGGCATCGAGGTGCTGATCGACGTCGTCTTCAACCACACGTGCGAGGGCGGCCCGGAGGGTCCCACCCTGTCCTACCGCGGTTTCGACGCCCCCGGCTACTACCTCCACATCGAGGGCGGCGGCAGCACCCTCGACATCACCGGCTGCGGCAACACCCTGGAAGCGGGCTCCCCCCAGGTAGTCCGCCTGGTCACGGACAGCCTGCGCTACTGGACCACCGAACTGGGCGTGGACGGCTTCCGCTTCGACCTGGCTTCGACGTTGGGCCGCCCCCACGGCGGCCGCTTCGACCGCGCCTCGGCCATGCTCACCGCCATCACCACCGACCCCGTCCTGTCCCGCTGCAAGCTGATCGCCGAACCGTGGGACGCGACCGGCGACGGTTACCGAGTGGGCGACTTCGGCGTGCAGTGGGCGGAGTGGAACGGCCGCTACCGCGACACCGTCCGGGACTTCTGGCGCGGCCACACCGGCGTCCGCGACCTGGCCTACCGCCTGTCGGGCTCGTCGGACCTGTACGCCGACGACCTGCGCCGCCCGTGGCAGTCCATCAACTTCATCACCGCGCACGACGGCTTCACCCTGCGGGACTTGGTGTCGTACAACGAAAAGCACAACGAGGCCAACGGCGAGGACAACCGCGACGGCACCAACGACAACCGTTCCTGGAACTGCGGTGCGGAGGGCGAAACCACCGACCCGGCCATCCTCTCCCTACGCGCCCGCCAGGCCCGCAACCTCCTGGCCACTCTCCTCTTCTCGACCGGCACCCCCATGCTCACCGCCGGAGACGAGCTGTGGCGAACACAGGGCGGCAACAACAACGCCTACTGCCTGGACGACGAGACGTCGTGGGTCGAGTGGAAACTCACCGCAGATGCGGAGTCGATGCTCGCCTTCACCCGCCGCGTGATCGCTCTCAGGGCGGACAGCCCGGCCCTCCGCCAGCCGGAGTTCTTCGACGGCCGAACAACCCCGTCCGGCGCGCCCGACCTGGTGTGGTTCCGCGCCGACGGCGAGGAGATGGCGGAAACGGACTGGTTCGACGACAGCCGCCGCTTCCTGGGCATGTGGATCGACGGCTCAACGTCCCTCTCCCGAACCCGCGAGGGCGAACTGGTCTCCGACGACTCCTGGCTCCTGCTCCTGAACGCGTCCCCGAACCCCCAGGAGGTAACCCTCCCGGGCCCCGAATACGGCACCACCTACATCCCGGCCCTGGACACCACAACCCCAGACGGCACCCCCACCACCCCAACCCCCAAACCCCCCACCACCCACCTAACCCTCCACCCCCGCTCCCTACTCCTCCTCCGAGTCCCCGAACCCACCCCTCCGACTCGTCCCTGA
- a CDS encoding ABC transporter ATP-binding protein, whose product MSGAGHRRGEGSVENEDLVIHMQGVSVRRGKTTLVGDVDWSVELDERWVVLGPNGAGKTTLLRLAAAELHPTKGKVHLLGERIGRTDVFELRPRIGLSSAALNGRIPAEEKVSDLVVSAGYAVLGRWREEYDQLDTGRAKELLAQFGIEHLADRTFGTLSEGERKRTLIARALMTDPEMLLLDEPAAGLDLGGREDLVARLSELAMDPDAPATVLVTHHVEEIPPGFTHVLLLREGAIVAQGLLDEVLTEENLSKTFDQPLELQKAGDRYFARRKATQG is encoded by the coding sequence ATGTCGGGAGCTGGGCATCGACGGGGCGAGGGTAGCGTGGAAAACGAAGATCTGGTCATCCACATGCAGGGTGTTTCGGTTCGACGGGGCAAGACCACGCTGGTCGGGGACGTCGACTGGAGCGTGGAGCTGGACGAGCGCTGGGTGGTGCTCGGCCCCAACGGCGCGGGCAAGACGACGTTGCTTCGGCTCGCCGCAGCCGAGCTGCACCCCACCAAGGGCAAGGTCCACCTGCTGGGCGAGCGCATCGGCCGGACCGACGTGTTCGAGCTGCGCCCCCGCATCGGGTTGTCCTCGGCGGCGCTCAACGGGCGCATCCCGGCCGAGGAGAAGGTGTCCGACCTGGTCGTCAGCGCCGGGTACGCGGTGCTGGGCCGGTGGCGCGAGGAGTACGACCAGCTGGACACGGGCCGCGCCAAGGAGCTGCTGGCCCAGTTCGGCATCGAGCACCTGGCGGACCGCACCTTCGGCACCCTGTCCGAGGGCGAGCGCAAGCGCACGCTGATCGCGCGGGCACTGATGACCGACCCGGAGATGCTGCTGCTCGACGAGCCGGCGGCGGGCCTGGACCTGGGTGGCCGCGAGGATCTCGTGGCACGGCTGTCGGAGCTGGCCATGGACCCGGACGCGCCGGCGACGGTGCTGGTCACGCACCACGTCGAGGAGATCCCGCCGGGCTTCACGCACGTGCTGCTGCTGCGCGAGGGCGCGATCGTGGCGCAGGGCCTGCTGGACGAGGTGCTGACCGAGGAGAACCTGTCCAAGACGTTCGACCAGCCGCTGGAGCTGCAGAAGGCGGGCGACCGGTACTTCGCGCGCCGCAAAGCTACCCAGGGGTAA
- a CDS encoding cysteine dioxygenase — protein sequence MTSALARADLHPALDVPLLRDLIHPDRALWTPRELRELTSVVASELTTPLLSVLEYHPDQRWWARLGLTEGVELWLLSWLPGQGTEPHDHGGAAGSFTVLTGRLHEDYRYPGGPVREATREVGDAIGFGAGRAHQVVNRSTVGAASVHAYSPPLVPTREYPSLLDIPPEIPPLPAHRLPLERLRELADQEGP from the coding sequence GTGACTTCCGCACTCGCACGTGCCGACCTGCACCCGGCTCTCGACGTGCCCCTCCTGCGCGACCTCATCCACCCCGACCGCGCGCTCTGGACCCCGCGTGAACTGCGCGAGCTGACCTCCGTCGTCGCGAGCGAACTGACCACGCCACTGCTGTCCGTCCTCGAGTACCACCCCGACCAGCGCTGGTGGGCCCGCCTCGGCCTCACCGAGGGCGTCGAACTCTGGCTGCTCTCCTGGCTCCCCGGCCAAGGCACCGAGCCCCACGACCACGGTGGCGCCGCCGGGTCCTTCACCGTCCTCACCGGACGTCTCCACGAGGACTACCGCTACCCCGGCGGCCCCGTCCGGGAAGCCACGCGCGAGGTCGGGGACGCCATCGGGTTCGGCGCGGGTCGTGCGCACCAGGTCGTCAACCGCAGCACGGTCGGGGCGGCCAGCGTGCACGCCTACTCGCCGCCGCTCGTGCCGACCCGCGAGTACCCGAGCCTGCTCGACATCCCACCCGAGATCCCGCCACTGCCCGCGCACCGCCTACCGTTGGAACGCCTGCGGGAACTCGCCGACCAGGAGGGGCCGTGA
- a CDS encoding class I SAM-dependent methyltransferase, whose amino-acid sequence MAVDPKPNPHATAEEVQAAYKDPKLANVLYHDWEAGTYDEKWSISYDERCITYATDRFRAVAGDTGPYAHALELGCGTGFFLLNLMQGGVIEKGSVTDLSPGMVEVALRNAKNLDLDVDGRVADAERIPYDDNTFDLVVGHAVLHHIPDVGAAMREVLRVLKPGGKFVFAGDPTNIGNFYARKLGQLTWWLTTNVTKLGPLNDWRRPQEELDESSRAAALEAVVDLHTFDPSDLERTARGAGAVHVKAVTEELSAALFGWPVRTFEAAVPREKLGFGWAMFAYRTWQRLSWVDEKVLAKVLPREVFYNVSVTGRKPVA is encoded by the coding sequence GTGGCCGTTGATCCCAAGCCGAACCCGCACGCCACCGCCGAAGAGGTCCAGGCGGCGTACAAGGACCCCAAGCTCGCCAACGTGCTCTACCACGACTGGGAAGCCGGCACGTACGACGAGAAGTGGTCGATCTCCTACGACGAGCGCTGCATCACCTACGCCACGGACCGCTTCCGGGCCGTCGCGGGCGACACCGGCCCCTACGCGCACGCCCTGGAACTGGGCTGCGGCACCGGGTTCTTCCTGCTCAACCTCATGCAGGGCGGTGTCATCGAGAAGGGTTCGGTGACCGACCTGTCGCCGGGCATGGTCGAGGTGGCGTTGCGCAACGCCAAGAACCTCGACCTGGACGTGGACGGCCGGGTCGCCGACGCCGAGCGCATCCCGTACGACGACAACACCTTCGACCTGGTCGTGGGTCACGCCGTGCTGCACCACATCCCGGACGTCGGCGCGGCCATGCGCGAGGTGCTGCGCGTGCTCAAGCCGGGCGGCAAGTTCGTGTTCGCGGGCGACCCGACCAACATCGGCAACTTCTACGCCCGCAAGCTCGGCCAGCTCACCTGGTGGCTGACCACCAACGTCACCAAGCTGGGCCCGCTCAACGACTGGCGGCGCCCGCAGGAGGAGCTGGACGAGTCCTCCCGCGCGGCGGCCCTGGAAGCCGTCGTCGACCTGCACACGTTCGACCCGTCCGACCTGGAGCGCACGGCTCGCGGCGCGGGCGCGGTGCACGTCAAGGCGGTCACCGAGGAGCTGTCGGCGGCGTTGTTCGGCTGGCCGGTGCGCACGTTCGAGGCGGCCGTGCCGCGCGAGAAGCTCGGGTTCGGGTGGGCGATGTTCGCCTACCGCACCTGGCAGCGGCTGTCGTGGGTGGACGAGAAGGTGCTGGCCAAGGTCCTGCCGCGGGAGGTCTTCTACAACGTCTCGGTGACGGGCCGCAAGCCGGTCGCCTGA
- a CDS encoding SDR family oxidoreductase: MSGQTIALVTGANKGIGYEIAAGLGALGWQIGVGARDAERRDTAVEKLRADGIDAFGVPLDVADDESVAAAAELVADRVGGLDVLVNNAAIVGGVPQTPTTVEPATVRTVVETNVIGVIRVTNAMLPMLRASASPRIVNISSSVGSFALQTTPGIDMGQVPVAYLASKTFLNALTVQYAKELADTGILVNSGCPGYTATDLNGFQGVRTASQGAAIAIHLATLPDDGPTGGFFDDAGAVPW, from the coding sequence GTGAGTGGACAGACGATCGCGCTGGTGACCGGTGCGAACAAGGGAATCGGATACGAGATCGCCGCGGGCCTGGGTGCCCTCGGCTGGCAGATCGGGGTGGGGGCGCGGGATGCGGAGCGCCGTGACACCGCGGTGGAGAAGTTGCGGGCGGACGGGATCGACGCGTTCGGCGTGCCGCTCGACGTGGCGGACGACGAAAGTGTGGCGGCTGCGGCCGAGTTGGTCGCCGACCGCGTCGGAGGGCTCGACGTTCTGGTCAACAACGCCGCGATTGTCGGGGGTGTGCCGCAGACGCCCACGACGGTCGAACCCGCGACGGTGCGGACCGTCGTGGAGACCAACGTGATCGGGGTCATCCGGGTCACCAACGCGATGCTGCCCATGCTGCGCGCCTCGGCGTCGCCGCGGATCGTGAACATCTCCAGCAGCGTCGGCTCGTTCGCCCTCCAGACCACGCCCGGCATCGACATGGGTCAGGTTCCGGTCGCCTACCTGGCGTCCAAGACCTTCCTCAACGCCCTCACCGTCCAGTACGCCAAGGAACTGGCCGACACCGGCATCCTGGTCAACTCCGGCTGCCCCGGTTACACCGCCACCGACCTCAACGGCTTCCAGGGCGTCCGCACCGCGAGCCAGGGCGCGGCGATCGCGATCCACCTCGCGACCCTGCCCGACGACGGACCGACCGGCGGGTTCTTCGACGACGCCGGCGCGGTGCCGTGGTGA